Genomic DNA from Acipenser ruthenus chromosome 4, fAciRut3.2 maternal haplotype, whole genome shotgun sequence:
AGTTAGGAGGATATTAGACTTGACAAGTAATGTTATTGTTCAGATATCAGATAAAATAAGAATAACTTTAATAAAGCCGTTTACCTGTCTAAAATCATGTGGCTTGGGGTCTTTATATCCAGCAGTAGGGAATTTCCCAGTCTTCACAAACATTATCCTGGCTTCCTGCGGGTCAGGAGGTTTAAATTTTGCAATGAATTTAGGAGATTCTTTTTTCTGGACTATTTCAGGTAGAATTGTAGTTTTAATTTCCTCTGCAATGTCCAGTTTCCCAGAAGAGTTGGTCATTATGGACGCAGCCTGCTTGCTTTCCCGTGTATTCCTGGGTAAGTTAAGTGATCTGTACAGCTTTGGGGAGAAATCTGGTGCTTTTCTTGACCATATACGATAATCTGGCACAGTTTCAGGGTACACAAAGCTCTTACTTCTTATATCTGCCAAGCTTTTACTTGCTGAGAAggttgtttttctgtcaaatCGAAACGAAGGTTCATTGTGGGAAATCATTTTGGAAAACCTCATGTTTCCCAAGTCTTCAGTCCATGTAACCATACCTGCTGAcataaatagaaaatgtatgtttttatatgtCTGCATACATATAATTTATAGGGGTGTAACAgagcgagcagccctgtacattgttttgtttatttatctttagatcggggtctccccctccgcccctgtgcagtgtattgtgtatttattttgtattatttttattgtattatatttatgacggcgaagcgccgccgtgttattgttttgtttatttttaaaacgtgttctggcagaggcgagatcggtgctcgtcctctgccaggagtaggggaaaaacttgtgcagaaggtggccatctcccgaattaattaaatgattaattttgttgctaatcaggagatggtcacctgttataaaaagcctgcagctctctagctcttggtgggtgttgtaggtgcagagagagcaagagcgagagcaagagcaaATTAAAGCAGATATAGGTACAGTGAAGGCTATAtcccagcctgacctattggtTTTGTATTCgtgactttattttgtttaaaccttttattttgctctgtgagcaagtgttttttttgtttaaatattttatttatgtttggttctctttaaataaaatggcgcccgcgccactgcaccgtaccttttgtttttgttgtcccttcttctggtctgacgtcaccactcgtcattcctgtcacaaggggttaaaaataattagtttttttatCGAATGTGTTATTCTTGTTGTTAAGAATTACTCATCAGCGGAACCGGTCCAAGacgttttaaaataatatttatcttTATTTAACTGGGTAGGAAAACAGGGGTTTTATTCATACTGTGGTGATGGCCTGGGGGGATAGAGTAGGGAAGGAAGAGCTGAGCAAGGCCCCAGTTATACTGACCTTGACTGGGATGTATCCATGGCAACGAGGTTAGCACCGTTTTTTTAATACCAGAAAGTGACAGATGCACGTTGAATAAACAGGTTTTGCTCTATGTGTAGAATGAAACTGTTTTTATGCTGCAGTTATCTTTGGTTTGTAAAGGACACTCTTATTAACTTTGCAATAGGCTTTCTCTGGTAAACcacatataaataaattactaaaaGCTAGGCTTGCCTAGAAAACACATTTCTCAACCAGTGTGATAAGCAAGTCACTTTATACAATAAACTTCAGGCCTGGAAAATGTAACTCCTGCCCAGAGCAAGCTCATCAGGACTGGTTAGGGGCAGAACccatgttgttatgtttttttcttcaaaataacaaacaaattaaGATGTATTAGCTACCATCTTTTATTCTTGTAATTTATtctatttacaatattttttgttgACTTAT
This window encodes:
- the LOC117399412 gene encoding uncharacterized protein LOC117399412 isoform X2 is translated as MEIITQTGMTSGDVRPEEGTTKTKGMVTWTEDLGNMRFSKMISHNEPSFRFDRKTTFSASKSLADIRSKSFVYPETVPDYRIWSRKAPDFSPKLYRSLNLPRNTRESKQAASIMTNSSGKLDIAEEIKTTILPEIVQKKESPKFIAKFKPPDPQEARIMFVKTGKFPTAGYKDPKPHDFRQYEDNIPDFNTSYERDPWNLNFKSQQLNASLEPVKHSQEKTSVERFDTYKPQELKWDSKLILPKKSWPPKSASYTRHRRRRGVYSALMDRVEDKLANVLEKDEPVQKQD
- the LOC117399412 gene encoding uncharacterized protein LOC117399412 isoform X1 encodes the protein MEIITQTGMTSGDVRPEEGTTKTKAGMVTWTEDLGNMRFSKMISHNEPSFRFDRKTTFSASKSLADIRSKSFVYPETVPDYRIWSRKAPDFSPKLYRSLNLPRNTRESKQAASIMTNSSGKLDIAEEIKTTILPEIVQKKESPKFIAKFKPPDPQEARIMFVKTGKFPTAGYKDPKPHDFRQYEDNIPDFNTSYERDPWNLNFKSQQLNASLEPVKHSQEKTSVERFDTYKPQELKWDSKLILPKKSWPPKSASYTRHRRRRGVYSALMDRVEDKLANVLEKDEPVQKQD